The following proteins are co-located in the Candidatus Binataceae bacterium genome:
- the nuoL gene encoding NADH-quinone oxidoreductase subunit L produces the protein MNLEFAALALILVFPALGVLFNLFLGPRLGRGAVNLVGPGVMFLCFAVATWAFVTLMTLPAGSALFCPLWRWLEAGSFHVDLGLRVDALSAVMVMIVSGVGAFIHLYSVGYMAHDDDYARYFTYLNLFALSMLILVLADNLAMMFIGWEGVGLCSYLLIGFWYTNPQFAYNGRKAFIVTRTGDAGFLLGIFTLLSVFAHHGIWSLNFVDMQAHAGLIGTGAATAAGLLLFMGATGKSAQIPLYVWLPDAMVGPTPVSALIHAATMVTAGVYMIARLNFLYVLAPDAMAVVATIGGLTAFFAATIAIVQPDIKRVLAYSTISQLGYMFLGVGSGAFAAGIFHLMTHAFFKGLLFLCAGSVIHALEGEQDMNKMGALRTRVPITFWTMTIATLAICAVPGFSGYFSKDLILEGAYASGHFWLWLLGAITAGITCFYMFRLLFMTFFGESRVEPGKLPHLHESPRIMTIPLVVLAVFATIGGWVGLPDGLLWGDAFAKFLSPVVGDFKPAVPASPAMLSAVATGLGGIGILLAYVCYLRLPGVPQLVAARLSGLYHLLLEKYRIDELYDLLVTRPLFFISDQILDRGIDQLVIDGTANRTGLAVESGGEAARRVEDGNVQHYAFVYLLGVIGIVAYYLYLVIR, from the coding sequence ATGAACCTTGAGTTTGCCGCGCTTGCGCTGATTCTGGTTTTTCCCGCCTTGGGCGTGCTGTTCAACCTGTTCCTGGGGCCGCGGCTCGGGCGCGGTGCGGTCAACCTGGTCGGGCCGGGAGTGATGTTCCTGTGCTTTGCGGTGGCGACCTGGGCGTTCGTCACCCTGATGACGCTGCCGGCAGGGAGTGCGCTTTTCTGCCCGCTGTGGAGATGGCTCGAGGCCGGGAGTTTTCACGTCGACCTCGGTCTCAGAGTCGATGCGCTTTCCGCCGTGATGGTGATGATCGTGAGCGGGGTGGGCGCGTTCATTCATCTCTACTCGGTCGGCTACATGGCGCACGACGACGACTATGCCCGCTACTTTACCTATCTGAACCTGTTCGCGCTCTCGATGCTGATCCTGGTCCTGGCGGACAACCTGGCGATGATGTTCATCGGATGGGAAGGCGTGGGTCTGTGCTCCTACCTACTGATCGGCTTCTGGTACACGAATCCGCAATTCGCTTACAACGGCCGCAAGGCGTTCATCGTCACCAGAACTGGCGACGCCGGCTTCCTGCTCGGCATTTTCACGCTCCTCTCCGTATTCGCGCATCATGGCATCTGGTCGCTGAACTTCGTCGACATGCAGGCGCACGCGGGGCTGATTGGCACCGGCGCGGCTACCGCGGCCGGGCTCCTGCTGTTCATGGGGGCGACGGGCAAGTCGGCGCAGATTCCGCTTTACGTTTGGCTGCCGGACGCGATGGTCGGGCCAACCCCGGTCAGCGCCCTGATTCACGCAGCCACCATGGTTACCGCGGGCGTGTACATGATCGCTCGGCTCAATTTTCTCTATGTGCTCGCGCCTGACGCGATGGCGGTAGTCGCGACGATTGGTGGCCTGACCGCGTTCTTTGCGGCCACCATCGCGATTGTCCAACCTGACATCAAGCGAGTGCTCGCCTATTCCACCATAAGCCAGCTCGGCTACATGTTCCTGGGCGTGGGTTCGGGAGCATTTGCGGCGGGCATTTTTCACCTCATGACGCACGCGTTCTTCAAGGGACTGCTGTTTCTCTGCGCCGGCTCGGTCATCCATGCGCTCGAGGGCGAGCAGGACATGAACAAGATGGGCGCGCTGCGGACGCGAGTGCCGATCACCTTCTGGACTATGACGATCGCCACGCTCGCGATTTGCGCGGTGCCGGGTTTCTCCGGCTATTTTTCCAAGGACCTGATCCTGGAGGGTGCCTACGCCTCAGGTCATTTCTGGCTCTGGCTGCTGGGAGCGATCACGGCCGGCATCACCTGTTTCTACATGTTCCGGCTCCTCTTCATGACCTTCTTCGGCGAGTCGCGAGTCGAGCCGGGCAAGCTGCCTCACCTGCACGAGTCGCCCCGGATCATGACTATCCCACTGGTGGTGCTCGCGGTTTTTGCGACCATTGGTGGTTGGGTGGGGCTGCCCGATGGGCTGCTGTGGGGCGATGCATTTGCGAAGTTCCTCTCCCCGGTGGTGGGCGATTTCAAGCCCGCGGTTCCGGCCTCGCCGGCCATGCTCTCCGCGGTGGCGACCGGATTGGGCGGCATCGGCATTTTGCTCGCCTATGTTTGCTACCTGCGGCTCCCGGGCGTGCCGCAGTTGGTCGCAGCGCGCCTTAGCGGTTTGTACCACCTGCTGCTTGAGAAATATCGCATCGACGAGCTTTACGATCTGCTGGTCACGCGTCCGCTGTTTTTCATCTCCGATCAGATTCTCGATCGAGGGATCGACCAGTTGGTCATCGACGGCACCGCGAATCGAACGGGGCTGGCGGTGGAGAGTGGCGGAGAGGCGGCGCGGCGAGTCGAGGACGGCAACGTGCAGCACTATGCGTTCGTGTACCTGCTGGGGGTCATCGGCATAGTCGCCTACTACCTGTACCTGGTGATTCGCTAA